The genomic window ATGGCGCAGGCCGAGCAGTCGCTGGCCATCCAGGCGTTCCGCACGCTGCCCGAGCGCTGGCAGACGGTGCTGTGGCACACCGCGGTGGAGGAGGAGTCGCCCAGTGCGATCGCCCCGCTGCTCGGCCTGACCGCCAACGCCACCGCCGTGCTCGCCCACCGCGCCAGGGAAGGCCTGCGCCAGGCCTATTTGCAGGCCCACGTCAGCTCCACGCTCACCGCGCAGGGCGAGTGCGCCCGCTACGCCGACCGGCTCGGCGCCCACGCCCGCGGCGGCCTTCGGATGCGCGCCGACCGCGAACTGAACCGGCACCTGAAGGGCTGCGAGCGCTGCACGGCCGCCTCGCTCGAACTTGCCGACCTGAACTCGGCGCTCAAGGGGCTGCTGCCGGTCGCGTACATCGGCTGGTTCGCCGCCGTCTACGCCACCAAGGCCGCCGGTGCCGCCGTCGTGGCGGGCGGCGCCGCCGCGGCGGGGGCCGCGGGCGGTGCCGCGGCCGCCACGGCGGGCTCCGGCTCGGGCGGCGCGGGCGTGGCGGGCGGGGCTGCCGCCGGTGAAGGCCTCGGCGCGCCCGTCAAGGCCGGCATCGCGGCGGCCCTGGTCATCGCGGCGGCCGCTGCCACGGCCTTGGCCCTCACCGCGGGCCATGGCACGCCGCCGCGGAAGCCCCAGGCCAAGCCGCCGGCGGCCGCCCCGGTCGCGACCAGGCCCGCGGCCCCGCCGCCGTCGCACGGAGCGCGGCCGCCGGCCGGGCCCGAGCCCGAGTCCGCGCCCGCCACCCGGACGCTCGCGCCGCCCGCGGCCACCCACCGGCCCGCACCGGAGCTGGCGGCGGCTGAGCCGACCACCGAGGCGCCGACGCCCCCGAGTGCGACGCCGGAGCCGACACACGAGCCGGTCTCCAAGCCCAGCCCTGCCACCGCCACCGCGCCGCCGACCCTGGCGCCGCCCGCACCCCCCGCGCCGCCGACGGTGTACCGGGTCAACTCGCTGGGCGTGAGCGGCTTCGGCGCGCCGACCAAGCCCACCATGCGGCTGGCCACTTCGAGCGAGAGCTGGTGGTGGGACCGCTGGGGCCTGCGGATCGGCGGCACGGCGTACGCCCACGGCATCACCGTGCACGCACCCTCGAAGGTGACCATCGACCTCAACCGGGCCTGCGTCTCCTACGACGCCAGGGCGGGTCTCGACGACCTGACCCGGCTGGCGCGCACCACCGTGCGTTTCTCCGTCTACGGCGACTCCACCCGCCTGTGGACCTCAGGTGTGGTCAGCAGCGGCGACCCCGCGGTCCCGGTGCACGTCCGGCTGGGCGGCTACACGACCGTGCGCCTGGTCGTCACCGCCGAGTCCGGCGACGGTAAGCGCGGCGACGCACTCGGCCTCACGGGTCTGGCGGACTGGGCGGACGCGGAGATCAGCTGCTAGCAGCGCCGGCCGCCGTATAGACCTGGTGGGCGGGCCGCCTCAGCCCGCCGCGGCCTTGCCGCCGGCCGCGGGCACCTCGCACACGCCGTCGGCGCACGCACCGGCGTCGGTGGCGGTGTCCGCCGCCGCGGACGCGGCGGCGGCGGTGTCCTTGGCGACCTGTTCCAGCACGCGCAGGAAGGTCGAGGTCTCCTGGCCGCCCTGCACCGCCCACTGGCCCTCGAAGACGAAGGTCGGCACCGCGGTGATGCCGAGCTGCCTGGCCTCGTCGATCTCGCCGACCACCTCGTCGTGCAGCGCGTCGCCGCTCAGGAACGCCGTGACGGCGTCCCGGTCCAGGCCCACCGTGACGGCCGCCTCGGTCAGCTGCTCCTGGTCCCCGATGTCCATGCCCTCGCCGAAGTGCGCGGTCATCAGCCGGCCCTTGAGCCGGACCTGCGCCTCGGGGCCGTACTCGTCCAGGGCGAAGCGCAGCAGGCGGTGGGCGAGCAGGGAGTTGTTCTCCAGGACCGTGTCGAAGTCGAAGCTGATGCCCTCCTCGGCGCCGAGCGCGGCGATCCGCTCGTCCATCGCCGCGGCCTGCGGCCCGAACTTCGCCGCGAGCACCTCGCGGTGCGGGCGCGCCTGCTGCGGGGCGGACGGGTCGAGCTGGAAGGGCCGGTAGACGACCTCGACGGAGGAGCCCTTGGGGAAGGCCGCCAGCGCGCGCTCGAACCGGGTCTTCCCGACGTAGCACCACGGGCAGGCGATGTCGCTGTAGATCTCGACCTTCACGGCTCTTCTCACTTCCGGTGGGCGGGGCGGGCTCGGTCCCGGGCCTCAGTATTCCTTGAAGCCTCAATGACACAAGACCCGGCCGGTGACCCGCTATTCCCGCCCGGTCTCCGCGCCGCTGACGGCGTTGGCGGCGCTGCCGCCGGCCAGCACCGCGACCAGCGCCGCGGCCTGATCCCTGCCCAGGTCCGCGCCACGCCCGCGGACCCCGGCGATCTCCGCCGCGGTCAACGCGGTGGCCGCCCGTGCGACCACCGCGTCGGCCGCCTCCTGCTCGGGCACGCTGCGCGGCGCCGGCCCCCGTACGGCGTCCGAGGCGGCCAGCAGCACCACGGCGGTCCTGGAGTCGCCGAGCGCCGTCAGCACCTCGGCCGCCACGTCCAGCAGCGCGCCGAGGATCTGCTCGGTGCACCCCTCGGCCAGCGCCGCCCGCATCGCCTCGTCCACCACCGTCAGCGCCGAGCGCGGGTCGCCCTCGGCCACCGCGATCCGGGCCGCCAGGCCGCCGAGCACCGCGCGGAACATCGGCGGCGGCGAGCCGTCCGAGATGTGCCTCGCCGCGAGCTCCCACACCTGCCGCGCCCGCCGCACCTCCCCGTGCCGCAGCAGTAACGTGGCCTGCAGGTAGCGGACATACGTGCGGGCGTCCCACACCGAGTAGCGCTCGGCCTCCTCGTCGGCGCGGGCCAGCAGCCGGCCGGCGGTCTCGTCGTCGCCGGCCCGGTAGGCCACCTCGCTCAGCCGCGCCACCAGGAAGGCGGCCTCGGCGATCGCCCCCAGCTCCCGGCCCAGCCGGTGCGCCGCCTCCAGGTCCGCGCGCGCCGCCGCGTAGTCGCCGCGTGCCATCGCGATCTCACCGCCTGCGCTGTGCACCTGGGATCGGACCCAGCGGTCGCCGAGCCGTTCGGTCAGCGTCTCCAGCTCGGCCCGGGTCTCCTCGGCGTAGGCGAGCCCGCCGGGCGAGTCCACCGCCACATGGGTGCGGAACATCAGCGCCACCGCCAGCTCCCAGTCACCGCCGTAGGCGCGGCAGTTGGCCACCACCACCTCGGTGTGACGGCGGATCTCCATCGGGCCGCCGAGCAGATACGCGGTGAAGGGCCACAGCAGCCCGGGAAAACGCGCGGCCGCAGGACCGCCTTCCCCGTACACCTTCGCCAGCGCCTCCGCCGTCGCGACCGACTCCGGTGTCGACAGCTGCTCCTCCGCCGCGTGGTCGCTCTTGACGAAGAACAGCAGCATCCTGGCGTCGACGCGCGGCCAGTACAGCGGGTCGGCCGGGTGCGGCAGCGGATCACCGCCCATCGCGACCACCCGCTCCAGCCAGCCGTTCGCCTCGTCCCGGTAGTTGCGCAGCCACCAGAACCAGCCCATCGCCAGCACGATGGCCAGCGCGTCGGGCTCCTCGCCCGCCTCGATCGTGCGCTGCAACGCCGCCCGCACGTTGTCCAGTTCGGTCTCCAGCACCTCCAGCCAGCGCAACTGGTCCGTGCCGCGCAGCTCCGGATCCGCGGTCCGTGCCAGGTCGCGGTAGTGGACGGTGTGGCGGCGCGCGGCCCGCGCCAGGTCCGCAGGCCGGGCGGCGGCCCGCTCGGCGGCGTATTCGTGGATGGTCTCCAGCAGCCGGTAGCGCGCCTGCGGTCCGTCCTGCCCCGCGGGCGCCGGCAGCAGGTCGGCCACCACCAGGGACTTGTCGACCAGTTGCGCGACCGTCTCCAGCGCGTCGGGGCCGCACACCGCCTCCGCCGCCGCCAGGGTGCAGCCCCCGGCGAAGACGCTCAGCGCGCACAGCGCCGTACGCTCCGGCCCGGTCAGCAGGTCCCAGCTCCAGTCCACCACCGCGCGCAGGGTCTGCTGCCGCGGCAGGACCGTACGGCTGCCGCTGGTCAGCAGCCGGAACCGGTCGTCGAGGCGGTCGGCGATCTGCCGGGGTGACAGCGCGCGCAACCGGGCCGCGGCCAGCTCGATCGCCAACGGCAGCCCGTCGAGCCGCCGGCAGATCTCCCGCACCGCCACCGCGTCGGGCCCGCCATCGGCGTCCCCGTAGGGCGCCGCGCCCGGCCGGACCGCCGCCGCCCGCTCGGCGAACAGCCGATACGCCGTCGGCGGCGGCAACGGCTCCACCGGCCGCACCACCTCGCCCGGCACGCCCAGCGGCTCCCTGCTGGTGGCCAGCACCGTCACCCCCGGGCACGCGGCGAGCAGCTCGGCGGTCAGCACGGCCGCGCCGACGATCACGTGCTCGCAGTTGTCGAGCACCAGCAGCAGCCGGCGCCGCCCGCAGTATTCGACCAGCCGCTCCACCGGATCGTCCGCATACGACTCGCTCCGCAGCAGGCCCGGCGCCAGCACCTGGGCCTCGCGCCGGCCCAGCGCGCTGAGCACTGCGTGCGGGATCGCCGCCGGGTCGTCCAGCGGGGCCAGCTCGGCGAGCCACACACCGTCGGGAAAGCCGCCTGCGGCCGCCTCAGCGGCCTCCTGGGCCAGCCGGGTCTTCCCGGACCCGCCCGGCCCCGTCAAGGTCACCAGGCGGGCCTCCGCGACGTCCTGACGGATGTCCCGCAGATCCGCCTCCCGGCCCACGAAGCTGGTCAGCCTGGCCCGCAGGTTCCCGGCCGCCGGGGCCGCGGGGCGCGGCGCGGGCTGCCGCAGCAGGTCCGCGTGCAGGGCCCGCAGCTCCGGGCCGGGGTCCGCGCCCAGCGCCTCCGCCAGCGCCGCCCTGGTCTCCTCGTACGCCACCACCGCGTCCGCGGTCTGCCCCGCCGCGCGCAACGCCCTGATCAGCTGCGCCCTGAACGCCTCGTCCAGCGGATGCGCCGCCACCGCCTCCCGCAGCGCCGGCAGCACGTCGGCGGCCCTGCCCAGCGCCAGATCCGCCTCGATGCGCAGCCGCCGCGCCGTACGGTGCAACGCCTCCGGCCGGGCCGCGGCCGCCGCGCGGTCCGGCAGATCCGCCAGCGCCGGGCCGCGCCACAGCGCCAGAGCGCTTGCCAGCACCCCTGCGGCCTTCTGCGGGTCTCCGCCGGCCAGCGCCGCGTCGCCCTCCTGGACCAGCCGCTCGAACTCGTGCATGTCCACGGCGTCGCGCCCCGCCGCCAGACGGTAGCCCCCCGGCTCCGACGCCACGGCCTCCCGGCCCAGCGCCCGGCGCACCCGGGCCACCAGCGCCTGCAGCGCGCCTGCAGCGTCGGCGGGCGGGTCCCCCGCCCACACCTGGGCGATCAGCGTCTCGGCGGGTACGGGTCGGCCGGCGTCGACGGACAGCGCGGCGACGAGTGCCCGCACCCGTCCCCCGCCCAGGGCCACGGGCGTCCCGCCCGGACCCTGCACCTCGGTAACGCCCAACACCAAATACCGCACCCGCGCATTCTCCCGCCCTCAGCCCGGCCCCGGCTGCCGGGCCCCTGACGGGGCGGTCACTTTCCGGGGGTTCCCGGCACCCGGGGATTGCCACCTGCGGTGGCACGGTGCCTCCACCGGGGGCTTGGTTGCGCGCCCAGTTCCCCCGCGCCCTGGGGGGGTTGCCACTTGCGCTGGCACACAGCCCTCACCACCATCGTGGCTGGTCGCGCAGTTCCCCGCGCCCCCGGGTGGGTGCCACTTGCGGTGGCACGGCACGTCCACGCCGACGGTGGTTGCGCGCGCAGTTCCCCGCGCCCCTCGGAAGTTGCCGCTTGCGCTGGCACGCAACCCGTACCACCGTCGTGGCTGGTCGCGCAGTTCCCCGCGCCCCCGAGAGGTCACCCTCCTCCGCAGAGGGCAAGCCAAAAGGGGCGCGAGGAACTGCGCGCGCAACCACGAAGGCGCCGCAGCGAAAAGCCCAGCGCAAGGGGCCAATCACCCAGGGGCGCGGGGAACTGCGCGACCAGCCACAACGCGCCCGCAGGCAGGCACCGCACCGCAAGAGGCAGGACCCCAGGGGCGCGGGGAACTGCGCGGGCGGGGGGGGAGGGGGCGGACCCCCCTCGGGTCAGGGGCGGCGGCGGGGGTCGTCCTCGTCGTGCCGTCCCAGAAGCTCGTCCGCAAGCGTCGGCAGATCGTCGAGCGGCGTCTCCTCCGCCCAGTCCGGCCGCGGCCGCGGCTTGGGCGCCGGGGAGTGGACCGCGGGAAGCTCCCGCGTCCGCTCGGTCTCGCCCGACTCGGGCCGGAAGAGCCACGGCGGCACCCGGTCCGCCGGGTCGGCGTCAGTGGCCGTACCCGGCACCGGCGGCAGCACGGCCGTCTCGTCGTCGGAGGCGGGCTCCGCCTGGACCGCCGGCAGGACCGCCGTCTCGTCGGAAGCGGAGTCCGGGCCTGATGTCCGGCGCTCGGACGACCCGCTGTCGGACGACCGGTTGTCGGAGGACCCGCCCTCGGACGACCCGCCCTCGGAGCTGTCACCCTCCGAGGAATCCGGCTCCCGCTCCGGTACGACCGGCGGCAGCACCGTCGTGGTCTCGGAGGAGTCCGAGGACGGCTCGTCCTCGGGTACCACCGGCGTCACGACGGTCGTCTCGTCCGTCTGGCGCTTCTCCTCGTCCGGACCGGCCGAATCCGCGGCAGCGGCCCGCGCCGCCTCCGCGCGGAGGAGCGCCTCCTCCGCCTTGCGCTGCTTCTCCAGCCGCCGCGCCTCCGCCTCGGAGCGCAGCCTGGCCTGCTCCTCGGCGAGCCGCCGCAGCCTGGCCTGCTCGGCCTCCCTGGCAGCGGTCTCCGCCGCGACCCGCGCGGCCTCCTCGGCGGCGAGCCGGTCGGCCTCCTCCTGGCGGCGGCGCTCAACCTCCGCCTCCTGCGCGGCCTTGCGCTCGGCGATCTCCTGCCGGGCGGCCTCCTCCGCGGCGACCCGCCGTTCCTCCTCCTCGCGGTGCAGCTTCTCCAGTTGCGCCTGCCGCTCGCGCTCCGCGCGCTCGGCCTCCGCCTTGCGGGCGGCTTCCTCGGCGGCGAGCCGCGCCGCCTCTTCCACGGCCTTGCGCTCGGCCTCGGCGCGGGCCTCGATCTCCTGCTCCGACAGCGGGAGGACCTCGTCGAGCCGGTGGCGTATCACCCTGGTGACGGCGTCCGGGTCCTGGCTGGCGTCGATGACGAGGTAGCGGGCGGGGTCGGCGGCGGCGAGGGTGAGGAAGCCGGCGCGCACCCGCTGGTGGAATTCCGGCGGTTCGGATTCGAGCCGGTCGGGCGCCTCGGTGAAGCGCTCCCTGGCCGTCTCGGGCGACACGTCGAGCAGCACGGTCAGGTGGGCGACGAGCCCGTCGGTGGCCCAGCGGTTGATGCGGGCGATCTCGGTCGGCGCCAGGTCGCGCCCGGCGCCCTGGTAGGCGACGGCCGAGTCGATGTAGCGGTCGGAGATGACCACGGCGCCGCGGGCCAGCGCCGGCCGGACGACCGTGTCGATGTGCTCGGCGCGGTCGGCGGCGTAGAGCAGCGCTTCGGTGCGGGGCGAGATACCGCCGGACGACACGTCGAGCAGGATCGACCGCAGCCGCTTGCCGACGGCGGTGGCGCCGGGCTCGCGGGTGACGACGACTTCGTGGCCCTTGGCGCGGATCCAGCTCGCGAGCGCTTCGACCTGGGTGGACTTGCCGGCCCCGTCGCCGCCTTCGACGGCGATGAAGAAGCCGGTGGGGGCGGGCGCGGCGGCCGGTTCCGCGCCGCGCAGCGCCTCGCGCAGGTCGCGGCGCAGCGGTACGCCGCTGCGGTCGTCGGTCTTGCCGAGCACGAGTGCGGCGATGGGCAGCAGCAGCGCGCCGACCAGCATCAGGGTGTAGGCGGCGCCGGCGTGGTCGAAGGTGAAGCGGCCGTTGTCGATGCGGTGCGGGCCGATGGCGGCGGCCAGCAGCGGAGCGCAGATCGCGGCGACGCCGAGCGCGGCCCCCGCCACGGCCCGCAGGTGCTCCGCGGTCCTGGCCCGCTGGGTCTCCTCGGCTTCCTGCTCGACGAGCAGGTGCCCGGCGTTGGCGCTGACGCCGCCGGCGAGGCCGGCCAGCAGCGCCAGCAGCAGCACGGTGGTCGGGTCGGGGACCAGGCCGGTGAGCAGCAGCGCCACGCCCGTGACGCCGATCGCCAGCGCCAGCAGGCGTCGCCTGGACAACCCGGGCAGCGTACGGGGAGCCACCCGGATGCCGACCACGGTGCCCGCGGTCAGCGCGAGGACGAGCAGGCCGAATCCGGTCGGTCCGAAGCCCAGTGCCGCCGCGTGCAGGACCGCCACGGCGACCGCCGCGGCGATGGCGCCGGCGACCGCGGCGGTGGACAGCACCAGCAGCGGCAGCGTGCCGGTCCTGCCGTTCTCCGCGCCCGCGGGCCCCTTGGGCAGCCGCAGCCCTTCGAGCGGTGAGCGCGGCCTGGCCGGGGTGCCCGACGGGAGTTCGAGAGCGGAGAGCACCGCGATCGAGGACGAGAACAGGCCGGCGGCGACGTAGGAGGACAGCGCGACCTGGTGCAGGTCGAACCAGTTGACGCCGGTCGCCAGCAGCGTGTTGATCAGCGTGACGACCACCATCGCGGCGGCGGCCAGCGGCAGTGCGACGAAGCTCGTCCGCAGGTCGAGCCGGTGCAGCGTGGCCAGGTTGTCGCGCGCGGGCCGTACCGAGGTGTCCCCCGGAGCCGGCAGCAGTCCGGGCGCGGCGCCGTCCTTGGCGACGGCCCACAGCCGCTCGGCGATCCCGGCGACGAAGGCGGTGCCCAGCAGCCACAGGTGCGCGGAGTCCCGCGACCAGGTGATCCACAGCGGCGCGACGATGAACAGCGCCAGGCGTACGCC from Streptomyces sp. NBC_01198 includes these protein-coding regions:
- a CDS encoding sigma-70 family RNA polymerase sigma factor, translating into MDEPNGESGAAPAAGAGPEGGAEPPSRRVPGQRDPVPRPETAHPGRLRPDPSRVDPARPLPSPGPAPDGVPDAATDAPADDDLLAAGHPEPGSELSDEELVDQVRAGRDGAYEEIYRRHAEAVRRYARTCCRDAHTAEDLTGEVFARTLQAIRGGSGPQSAVRAYLLTTVRRVAATWGSTARREQLVEDFAVFAVSAAGSGAQAATSAPAADVRAMAQAEQSLAIQAFRTLPERWQTVLWHTAVEEESPSAIAPLLGLTANATAVLAHRAREGLRQAYLQAHVSSTLTAQGECARYADRLGAHARGGLRMRADRELNRHLKGCERCTAASLELADLNSALKGLLPVAYIGWFAAVYATKAAGAAVVAGGAAAAGAAGGAAAATAGSGSGGAGVAGGAAAGEGLGAPVKAGIAAALVIAAAAATALALTAGHGTPPRKPQAKPPAAAPVATRPAAPPPSHGARPPAGPEPESAPATRTLAPPAATHRPAPELAAAEPTTEAPTPPSATPEPTHEPVSKPSPATATAPPTLAPPAPPAPPTVYRVNSLGVSGFGAPTKPTMRLATSSESWWWDRWGLRIGGTAYAHGITVHAPSKVTIDLNRACVSYDARAGLDDLTRLARTTVRFSVYGDSTRLWTSGVVSSGDPAVPVHVRLGGYTTVRLVVTAESGDGKRGDALGLTGLADWADAEISC
- the tmk gene encoding dTMP kinase, whose translation is MTRSEQPPQPADVTPAFAGDLAADSRDRAVGALLKIPALRKLWNAQLTGAVADRLGLLVLLLLTVQATAAAHAFGGGYRGVALATAAVFAARLVATVLFGAVLLGPLSAATAESGPLDRRWTMMGADGVRLALFIVAPLWITWSRDSAHLWLLGTAFVAGIAERLWAVAKDGAAPGLLPAPGDTSVRPARDNLATLHRLDLRTSFVALPLAAAAMVVVTLINTLLATGVNWFDLHQVALSSYVAAGLFSSSIAVLSALELPSGTPARPRSPLEGLRLPKGPAGAENGRTGTLPLLVLSTAAVAGAIAAAVAVAVLHAAALGFGPTGFGLLVLALTAGTVVGIRVAPRTLPGLSRRRLLALAIGVTGVALLLTGLVPDPTTVLLLALLAGLAGGVSANAGHLLVEQEAEETQRARTAEHLRAVAGAALGVAAICAPLLAAAIGPHRIDNGRFTFDHAGAAYTLMLVGALLLPIAALVLGKTDDRSGVPLRRDLREALRGAEPAAAPAPTGFFIAVEGGDGAGKSTQVEALASWIRAKGHEVVVTREPGATAVGKRLRSILLDVSSGGISPRTEALLYAADRAEHIDTVVRPALARGAVVISDRYIDSAVAYQGAGRDLAPTEIARINRWATDGLVAHLTVLLDVSPETARERFTEAPDRLESEPPEFHQRVRAGFLTLAAADPARYLVIDASQDPDAVTRVIRHRLDEVLPLSEQEIEARAEAERKAVEEAARLAAEEAARKAEAERAERERQAQLEKLHREEEERRVAAEEAARQEIAERKAAQEAEVERRRQEEADRLAAEEAARVAAETAAREAEQARLRRLAEEQARLRSEAEARRLEKQRKAEEALLRAEAARAAAADSAGPDEEKRQTDETTVVTPVVPEDEPSSDSSETTTVLPPVVPEREPDSSEGDSSEGGSSEGGSSDNRSSDSGSSERRTSGPDSASDETAVLPAVQAEPASDDETAVLPPVPGTATDADPADRVPPWLFRPESGETERTRELPAVHSPAPKPRPRPDWAEETPLDDLPTLADELLGRHDEDDPRRRP
- a CDS encoding BTAD domain-containing putative transcriptional regulator is translated as MRALVAALSVDAGRPVPAETLIAQVWAGDPPADAAGALQALVARVRRALGREAVASEPGGYRLAAGRDAVDMHEFERLVQEGDAALAGGDPQKAAGVLASALALWRGPALADLPDRAAAAARPEALHRTARRLRIEADLALGRAADVLPALREAVAAHPLDEAFRAQLIRALRAAGQTADAVVAYEETRAALAEALGADPGPELRALHADLLRQPAPRPAAPAAGNLRARLTSFVGREADLRDIRQDVAEARLVTLTGPGGSGKTRLAQEAAEAAAGGFPDGVWLAELAPLDDPAAIPHAVLSALGRREAQVLAPGLLRSESYADDPVERLVEYCGRRRLLLVLDNCEHVIVGAAVLTAELLAACPGVTVLATSREPLGVPGEVVRPVEPLPPPTAYRLFAERAAAVRPGAAPYGDADGGPDAVAVREICRRLDGLPLAIELAAARLRALSPRQIADRLDDRFRLLTSGSRTVLPRQQTLRAVVDWSWDLLTGPERTALCALSVFAGGCTLAAAEAVCGPDALETVAQLVDKSLVVADLLPAPAGQDGPQARYRLLETIHEYAAERAAARPADLARAARRHTVHYRDLARTADPELRGTDQLRWLEVLETELDNVRAALQRTIEAGEEPDALAIVLAMGWFWWLRNYRDEANGWLERVVAMGGDPLPHPADPLYWPRVDARMLLFFVKSDHAAEEQLSTPESVATAEALAKVYGEGGPAAARFPGLLWPFTAYLLGGPMEIRRHTEVVVANCRAYGGDWELAVALMFRTHVAVDSPGGLAYAEETRAELETLTERLGDRWVRSQVHSAGGEIAMARGDYAAARADLEAAHRLGRELGAIAEAAFLVARLSEVAYRAGDDETAGRLLARADEEAERYSVWDARTYVRYLQATLLLRHGEVRRARQVWELAARHISDGSPPPMFRAVLGGLAARIAVAEGDPRSALTVVDEAMRAALAEGCTEQILGALLDVAAEVLTALGDSRTAVVLLAASDAVRGPAPRSVPEQEAADAVVARAATALTAAEIAGVRGRGADLGRDQAAALVAVLAGGSAANAVSGAETGRE
- a CDS encoding DsbA family oxidoreductase — protein: MKVEIYSDIACPWCYVGKTRFERALAAFPKGSSVEVVYRPFQLDPSAPQQARPHREVLAAKFGPQAAAMDERIAALGAEEGISFDFDTVLENNSLLAHRLLRFALDEYGPEAQVRLKGRLMTAHFGEGMDIGDQEQLTEAAVTVGLDRDAVTAFLSGDALHDEVVGEIDEARQLGITAVPTFVFEGQWAVQGGQETSTFLRVLEQVAKDTAAAASAAADTATDAGACADGVCEVPAAGGKAAAG